The Vicinamibacterales bacterium genome has a segment encoding these proteins:
- a CDS encoding CRTAC1 family protein has protein sequence MQTWLRMFVTAALFTGVVMAQGAQPVFEPMQPDLLGAGSAFANAFADFDNDGDLDLFVGFDGKPNRLYRNDKGVFVDVAAATGVADARPTRAVAWGDFDADGDSDLLVGFTPSPGASVLKVYRNNTGAFVDVTKDTGLVVATGAVRQPAWVDVDADGDLDLFVAYRDRANALYRNDAGKFSDVAASLGIADARRTVGAVWFDFDEDGDLDLADANMDGDANGLYRNDGGKFTDVAEAASVAWGGRRPKHAGSGTVRVCAPDVDNDGRFDLFAANYGPLGFFSNRGKGVFEDRGAAWGIAIDSRYDACAFADFDHDGRLDLYVNGTVTGGASWQDSLFRNTGSAFVDVTPVSIRKLQADHGVQWADVDGDGDLDLALTGSRTDGMHLVMRNMLPAADAQRGLHVRVLDDKGHATLAGAEVRVFAAGTTRLVGARLVDSGSGYDAQNDMPVHVGVPAGVSRVDVQVIAPRGGRRVPVWQRGVAPGKAVTVRVPR, from the coding sequence ATGCAGACTTGGCTTCGCATGTTCGTGACGGCGGCGCTCTTCACTGGAGTGGTGATGGCGCAGGGCGCGCAGCCTGTGTTCGAGCCGATGCAGCCCGACCTGCTCGGCGCGGGCTCTGCGTTCGCCAATGCGTTCGCCGACTTCGACAACGACGGCGACCTCGACCTGTTCGTCGGCTTCGACGGCAAGCCGAACCGCCTGTATCGCAACGACAAGGGCGTCTTCGTGGACGTGGCCGCCGCGACCGGCGTGGCCGATGCGCGGCCGACGCGGGCGGTGGCGTGGGGGGACTTCGACGCCGACGGCGACAGCGACCTGCTGGTCGGCTTCACGCCCAGCCCCGGCGCCTCGGTGTTGAAGGTGTATCGCAACAACACCGGCGCGTTCGTTGACGTGACGAAGGATACCGGCCTCGTGGTGGCGACCGGCGCCGTCCGGCAGCCGGCGTGGGTTGACGTGGATGCCGACGGCGACCTGGATCTGTTCGTCGCCTACCGCGACCGCGCCAACGCCCTCTACCGCAACGACGCCGGCAAGTTCAGCGACGTCGCGGCTTCGCTCGGCATCGCCGATGCCCGTCGCACGGTGGGCGCGGTGTGGTTCGACTTCGACGAAGACGGTGACCTCGACCTGGCCGACGCCAACATGGATGGCGATGCCAACGGCTTGTATCGCAACGACGGCGGGAAGTTCACCGACGTCGCCGAGGCGGCCAGCGTGGCATGGGGCGGCCGGCGCCCGAAGCACGCCGGCAGTGGCACGGTCCGCGTCTGCGCGCCCGACGTGGACAACGACGGGCGCTTCGACCTGTTCGCGGCCAACTACGGGCCGTTGGGCTTCTTCAGCAATCGCGGCAAGGGCGTGTTCGAGGACCGCGGTGCGGCGTGGGGCATTGCCATCGACTCCCGCTACGACGCCTGCGCGTTCGCCGACTTCGATCACGACGGCCGGCTCGATCTGTATGTGAACGGCACCGTGACCGGCGGCGCCAGCTGGCAGGATTCGTTGTTCCGCAACACCGGCTCCGCGTTCGTGGACGTCACGCCGGTGTCGATCCGCAAGTTGCAGGCGGATCACGGCGTGCAGTGGGCCGACGTAGATGGGGACGGCGATCTGGATCTTGCCCTCACCGGATCCAGGACCGACGGCATGCACCTGGTGATGCGGAACATGCTGCCGGCTGCCGACGCGCAACGCGGGCTGCATGTTCGTGTGCTGGACGATAAGGGACACGCCACGCTCGCGGGCGCGGAGGTGCGCGTGTTCGCGGCGGGGACGACCCGGTTGGTCGGCGCGCGTCTGGTGGACAGCGGCTCCGGCTACGACGCGCAGAACGACATGCCCGTGCACGTGGGCGTGCCGGCGGGTGTGTCTCGAGTGGACGTGCAGGTGATCGCGCCCCGCGGGGGCCGTCGCGTGCCCGTGTGGCAGCGGGGTGTCGCGCCCGGCAAGGCCGTCACGGTTCGCGTCCCTCGCTAG
- a CDS encoding GxxExxY protein yields the protein MTTNPLEPRDSRTFAIIGAAMEVHRVLGSGFLELFYRDALAIEFGLRDVPFAAEVPCNIVYKDHQLRGHYRMDFVCFDSVVVEVKAGSGTGPAEHAQVLNYLASTGYQCGLLLNFGLSKLEYRRFVLTKPRWAPGTDHQAPGT from the coding sequence ATGACGACCAATCCACTCGAACCCAGAGACAGCCGGACCTTCGCCATCATCGGCGCCGCCATGGAAGTGCACCGCGTGCTCGGATCGGGATTCCTGGAATTGTTCTATCGCGACGCGCTCGCGATCGAATTCGGCCTCCGGGACGTCCCGTTCGCAGCGGAGGTGCCGTGCAATATTGTCTACAAGGATCACCAACTGCGAGGGCACTATCGCATGGACTTCGTGTGCTTCGACTCCGTGGTGGTAGAAGTCAAGGCGGGGTCCGGCACTGGGCCAGCCGAGCATGCGCAGGTCTTGAATTACCTTGCATCAACGGGCTATCAATGTGGCCTCCTGCTCAACTTCGGATTGTCGAAATTGGAGTACCGGCGCTTCGTGCTGACCAAGCCGCGCTGGGCGCCTGGCACCGATCACCAGGCACCTGGCACCTAG
- a CDS encoding amidase family protein: MNKRLIAVFLVVLATAFPSAQTPSAFDVHETTIAQIHSAFQAKRLTCRALVEQYLRRIDVFDKNGPAVNAIILTNPEALKQADDLDRRFAQGGLTGPLHCVPAIVKDNFETIGLQSANGSLSLAGFVSDKDAFQVARIKAAGAIVIAKSNMAEWAFTPNETLSSILPGYTKNPYALDRVTAGSSGGTAASVAASFGAIGLGSDTGNSIRGPASHQALVGIRSTMGLTSRGGVMPLNLLADVAGPMARTVEDAVKVFQVVVGSDPADPVTASAAAHLPQNYSASLVRDGLKGARIGVLRFAYERESADPEIVQVFMRAVDDLRAQGATIIDPGVVDGLDQIKRPQGMGSCGGFKYDINRYLASHGDRVPVKSLTEIIKSGKFHPTVQRRLEQNEAGPENGPDTPECKADAQYRQQVRDAVTRTMDAQKLDAWVYPTWSNPPRLIGDLNTPGGDNSQFFSPTTGFPAIQVPMGYTRGARLPAGITFFGRAWSEPTLIKLAYAYEQATHHRRAPESTPPLR; the protein is encoded by the coding sequence GTGAACAAGCGACTCATTGCAGTCTTCTTGGTGGTGTTGGCGACGGCGTTCCCGTCGGCCCAAACGCCATCGGCGTTCGATGTACACGAGACCACAATCGCCCAGATTCACTCTGCGTTCCAGGCGAAGCGGCTCACCTGCCGCGCGCTGGTCGAGCAGTATCTGCGGCGCATCGACGTCTTCGACAAGAACGGCCCCGCCGTCAACGCCATCATCCTCACCAATCCGGAGGCGCTGAAGCAGGCCGACGACCTGGATCGGCGGTTCGCCCAGGGCGGGCTCACCGGGCCGCTCCACTGCGTGCCCGCCATCGTGAAGGACAACTTCGAGACCATCGGCCTGCAGAGCGCGAACGGGTCGCTGTCGCTGGCCGGGTTCGTGTCCGACAAAGACGCCTTCCAGGTGGCGCGGATCAAGGCGGCCGGCGCCATCGTGATCGCCAAGTCGAACATGGCCGAGTGGGCGTTCACGCCAAACGAGACGTTGAGTTCGATCCTGCCCGGATACACGAAGAACCCGTATGCCCTCGACCGCGTCACCGCCGGATCGAGCGGCGGCACGGCGGCGTCGGTCGCCGCCAGCTTCGGCGCGATCGGCCTGGGCAGCGACACCGGCAACTCCATTCGCGGACCGGCATCTCACCAGGCGCTGGTGGGCATTCGGTCGACGATGGGGCTGACGAGCCGGGGCGGAGTGATGCCGCTCAACCTACTGGCCGACGTCGCGGGCCCGATGGCGCGCACGGTTGAAGACGCGGTCAAGGTGTTCCAGGTCGTGGTCGGAAGCGATCCGGCGGATCCCGTCACGGCATCAGCCGCTGCCCACCTGCCGCAGAACTACTCCGCCTCACTCGTCCGTGACGGGTTGAAGGGCGCGCGCATCGGCGTCCTGCGATTCGCCTACGAGCGTGAGTCGGCGGATCCCGAGATTGTCCAGGTGTTCATGCGCGCGGTCGATGACCTGCGCGCGCAGGGCGCCACCATCATCGACCCGGGCGTCGTCGATGGCCTCGATCAGATCAAGCGGCCGCAGGGTATGGGCTCGTGCGGCGGGTTCAAGTACGATATCAATCGCTACCTCGCGTCCCATGGTGATCGCGTGCCGGTCAAGAGCCTCACCGAGATCATCAAGTCTGGGAAGTTCCATCCAACAGTGCAACGCCGGCTGGAGCAGAACGAAGCCGGACCAGAGAACGGACCTGACACGCCGGAGTGCAAGGCCGACGCGCAGTATCGTCAGCAGGTGCGCGACGCCGTCACCAGGACCATGGACGCGCAGAAGCTGGATGCGTGGGTGTATCCGACGTGGAGCAACCCGCCGCGGCTGATCGGGGATCTGAACACTCCGGGCGGCGACAACAGCCAGTTCTTTTCGCCGACGACCGGGTTCCCGGCGATCCAGGTGCCGATGGGCTACACGCGGGGCGCGCGCCTGCCGGCCGGCATTACGTTCTTCGGCCGGGCCTGGTCGGAGCCGACGTTGATCAAGCTCGCCTACGCGTACGAACAGGCGACGCATCATCGCCGCGCGCCGGAGAGCACGCCGCCGCTGCGCTGA
- the msrB gene encoding peptide-methionine (R)-S-oxide reductase MsrB, with protein MTQVPLFVFNRHGQLVGPLSVPRIEKSDAEWQDILTPEQFAVARAHGTERPFCGTLLDNKRAGVYSCICCGLPLFSSNAKFESGTGWPSFFQPIAEENVTTKSDRSYGMLRSEILCARCDCHLGHVFPDGPKPTGQRHCVNSESLKFTDVDALATLADPAADL; from the coding sequence ATGACGCAGGTTCCGTTATTTGTCTTCAATCGCCACGGCCAGCTCGTGGGGCCGTTGTCCGTTCCGCGCATCGAGAAATCAGACGCCGAGTGGCAGGACATCCTTACGCCCGAGCAGTTCGCGGTCGCGCGCGCGCACGGCACGGAACGGCCGTTCTGCGGCACCCTGCTGGACAACAAGCGCGCCGGTGTCTATTCCTGCATCTGCTGCGGGCTGCCGCTGTTCTCGTCGAACGCGAAGTTCGAGTCAGGGACCGGCTGGCCCAGTTTCTTCCAGCCGATTGCGGAAGAGAACGTCACGACCAAGTCGGATCGCAGCTACGGCATGCTGCGATCCGAGATCCTGTGCGCGCGGTGTGACTGCCATTTGGGGCACGTCTTCCCGGACGGCCCGAAGCCGACCGGCCAGCGGCACTGCGTGAACTCGGAGTCGCTGAAGTTCACCGACGTGGACGCCCTCGCGACGCTCGCCGATCCCGCCGCCGACCTGTAG
- a CDS encoding ABC transporter permease, with amino-acid sequence MISDLGAALRSLRRAPAFTGLVVLTLALGIGATTAMFSVVDAVLLNPLPFPNADRLSEIWTVTDSGSRPGGSTAVVQAVRQQPGLFTAVEAYQFGSANITGSGEPAIVGSPRISPGLMSLLAPAPLLGRLFTQEDAAAGGVVILAERLWASRFGSDPTIVGREITVDDQPHRVVAVMPRHFRFPEGNIEMWRPLDVSPGAKRLPVQVVAVRALGVSRAQVDERLQALSPGFRESGVVGKGQGLTTGLLLQQRFGRQAGQALYMMFGAVLLVLLVACVNVTNLLLVRSMTRRGELALMTALGASRGTLVRSVLVESLLLAAAGCLCGLLLARTLLTLILRLAPPQLTFLTSATTELDWRALVFAGALSSLTCVVVGLLPAWRTAQVDAIDVLKQRAQGVIGARDDWWQGALVAGQLSLVLVLLAGSGLMLRSFSRLVEVDPGFDVGRLSALDLQLRSQRDGEPGSSLAFMQELERKVERPGVRAAISGGSPPRGGGFYFEIQPEAEGAMPADFANISLPFSRVAPDYFETMGIPILNGRTFATGEASDAVIINDVLARRLWGNLSAVGRRFRLDAGQPWWNVVGVVADVKQMGPSDPMGDGMEFYLPFSPTERNRFFSLIIRSADSRSADLQMAKQRVWELDDRQPIQNASTMDERIGESIGRPRFFLTLATAFAGAAALLAAIGVYGVSAYWVSRRRRELAIRVALGASRQQILSMVVGRSLRLATIGCVTGLGLALWGARAIESMLFQTSARDPLTFVLATGLLGVVALLASSLPALKASRVDPMSVLRAE; translated from the coding sequence ATGATCTCAGACCTTGGCGCGGCACTGCGAAGTCTTCGTCGGGCACCAGCGTTCACCGGCCTCGTCGTTCTGACGCTGGCACTCGGCATCGGCGCGACCACGGCGATGTTCTCCGTGGTCGATGCGGTGCTGCTCAATCCGTTGCCCTTCCCGAACGCCGACCGGTTGTCGGAGATCTGGACCGTCACCGACTCGGGATCGCGGCCAGGCGGATCGACCGCCGTCGTGCAGGCCGTGCGCCAGCAACCCGGACTCTTCACCGCGGTCGAGGCCTACCAGTTCGGGTCTGCCAACATTACCGGTAGCGGCGAGCCTGCGATCGTGGGCTCGCCGCGGATTTCGCCGGGCTTGATGTCCCTGCTCGCGCCGGCGCCGTTGCTCGGCCGCCTGTTCACCCAAGAAGACGCGGCTGCCGGCGGAGTGGTGATCCTCGCCGAGCGCTTGTGGGCAAGCCGGTTCGGGTCCGACCCAACGATTGTGGGTCGCGAGATCACGGTTGATGATCAGCCTCACCGCGTCGTGGCCGTCATGCCCCGGCACTTTCGGTTTCCCGAAGGCAATATCGAGATGTGGCGTCCCCTTGACGTGTCGCCGGGGGCAAAGCGGCTCCCTGTCCAGGTAGTGGCGGTTCGCGCCCTTGGGGTCTCCCGCGCCCAGGTCGACGAGCGCTTGCAAGCGTTGTCACCGGGCTTTCGCGAAAGCGGCGTCGTCGGCAAAGGCCAGGGGTTGACCACCGGCCTCCTTCTTCAGCAACGCTTTGGACGTCAGGCAGGGCAGGCCCTGTACATGATGTTTGGAGCAGTGTTGCTGGTGCTGTTGGTTGCCTGCGTGAATGTGACCAACCTGCTGCTCGTGCGCTCGATGACGCGTCGCGGTGAGCTGGCGCTGATGACCGCGCTGGGCGCGAGCCGTGGCACCCTGGTGCGCTCTGTGCTCGTCGAGAGCCTGCTTCTGGCGGCCGCGGGTTGCCTGTGCGGCCTCTTGCTGGCGCGGACATTGTTGACCCTGATCCTCCGGTTGGCGCCGCCGCAATTGACCTTCCTCACGAGCGCCACCACCGAACTCGACTGGCGCGCGCTTGTCTTTGCCGGCGCGCTATCGTCGCTGACCTGCGTCGTAGTGGGTCTGCTGCCGGCGTGGCGTACCGCGCAGGTGGACGCGATCGACGTGCTCAAGCAACGCGCCCAAGGCGTGATTGGGGCGCGGGACGACTGGTGGCAGGGCGCGCTGGTGGCCGGCCAGCTCTCGCTGGTGCTCGTATTGCTCGCCGGTTCGGGTTTGATGCTTCGCAGCTTCTCGCGGCTGGTCGAGGTTGACCCCGGGTTCGATGTCGGGCGCTTGTCGGCTCTCGACCTCCAGCTGCGAAGCCAGCGCGATGGCGAGCCGGGCTCATCGCTGGCGTTCATGCAGGAGCTGGAACGCAAGGTCGAGCGCCCGGGAGTCCGGGCGGCGATCAGTGGCGGCTCGCCACCCAGGGGCGGCGGCTTCTACTTCGAGATCCAACCCGAGGCCGAAGGCGCGATGCCGGCGGATTTCGCGAACATCAGCCTGCCGTTTTCTCGGGTCGCGCCGGACTACTTTGAGACCATGGGCATCCCGATTCTCAATGGCCGCACCTTTGCGACCGGTGAGGCGAGTGACGCGGTGATCATCAACGACGTGCTCGCGCGGCGCCTGTGGGGCAACCTCTCGGCGGTCGGACGCCGGTTCCGCTTGGACGCCGGCCAACCGTGGTGGAACGTGGTCGGCGTCGTCGCCGACGTCAAGCAGATGGGGCCGAGCGATCCGATGGGTGACGGGATGGAGTTCTACCTGCCGTTTTCGCCGACGGAGCGCAATCGCTTCTTCTCTCTGATTATCCGGTCGGCCGATAGCCGGTCCGCCGACTTGCAGATGGCGAAGCAACGCGTGTGGGAGCTGGATGACCGGCAGCCGATCCAGAATGCGTCGACGATGGACGAGCGCATCGGCGAGTCGATCGGGAGGCCGCGGTTCTTCCTGACGTTGGCCACCGCCTTCGCCGGCGCAGCCGCCCTGCTGGCGGCGATCGGGGTGTACGGCGTGTCGGCGTACTGGGTGTCGCGTCGTCGTCGCGAGTTGGCGATCAGGGTGGCGCTCGGCGCATCCCGTCAGCAGATCCTGTCGATGGTCGTCGGCCGGAGTCTCCGGCTGGCCACGATCGGTTGCGTGACTGGCCTCGGCTTGGCGCTGTGGGGAGCGCGAGCGATTGAGTCGATGCTGTTCCAAACCAGTGCGCGCGATCCGCTGACATTCGTGTTGGCCACCGGCCTGCTCGGCGTGGTCGCGCTGCTGGCATCCTCGTTGCCCGCACTCAAGGCGAGCCGCGTGGATCCCATGAGCGTGCTTCGCGCGGAGTAG
- a CDS encoding serine hydrolase domain-containing protein has translation MRTFASALLLAALAACNAAPPQPVVSSPPPAPPAPAALKSLDPADLDAFIARTVQEQRAIGVNVGVMQEGKVILAKGYGLANTGTKAPVTPETLFAIGSVTKQFTCSVALQLEEEGKLSFNDRVSKYGDIFGHANEITLRDLGNHVSGYRDYYPLDFVDRPMATDWPEVKVLTTFTTKPLDFPPGTRYSYSNTGYLLLGYVTAKVGHKPFGELLQERLLGPLGLTHTRYEPTRGEPGLAEGYTPIGLSAAEPSIPEGKGWIGAAGGLWSTPEDLMKWDLALVDGKVLKPASWKFMTTPRALADGRSSAYGCGQSLRDRGPVLVVSHSGGVSGFGARNAFIPATRSAVVVMANADWAAGVLDTIQEAVLAKLMPVADAPKVNGPPARDMALEMLRQIRLGSVDRALLSDEYSAFLTAERLAMMSKSLIDAGEVNQAEAGPISERGGLEVSTVRLLAGTTPIRTLMYRAPDGKIEEFLFNRR, from the coding sequence ATGAGAACGTTCGCCAGTGCCCTGTTGCTCGCAGCGCTCGCAGCCTGCAACGCCGCACCGCCACAACCCGTCGTGTCGTCGCCACCACCGGCGCCGCCGGCTCCGGCGGCACTCAAGTCTCTCGACCCGGCCGACCTTGATGCGTTCATCGCCCGCACCGTGCAGGAGCAACGCGCGATTGGCGTCAATGTCGGCGTCATGCAGGAAGGGAAGGTCATCCTCGCCAAGGGTTACGGTCTCGCCAATACCGGCACCAAGGCGCCGGTGACGCCCGAGACGTTGTTCGCCATCGGCTCGGTGACCAAGCAGTTCACCTGCTCGGTCGCGCTGCAGTTGGAAGAGGAAGGGAAGCTGTCCTTCAACGATCGTGTCTCGAAGTATGGCGACATCTTCGGTCACGCCAACGAGATCACGCTGCGCGATCTCGGCAACCACGTGTCCGGCTACCGCGACTACTACCCGCTGGACTTCGTCGATCGGCCGATGGCGACGGATTGGCCAGAAGTGAAGGTGCTCACCACCTTCACGACCAAGCCGCTCGATTTTCCGCCCGGCACGCGCTACTCGTACAGCAACACCGGCTACCTCCTGCTGGGTTATGTCACCGCGAAGGTAGGCCACAAGCCGTTCGGCGAGTTGCTGCAGGAACGGCTGCTGGGGCCCCTTGGTTTGACGCACACTCGCTACGAACCCACGCGGGGCGAACCGGGGCTGGCGGAGGGCTACACGCCCATCGGCCTCAGCGCGGCGGAGCCGTCGATTCCCGAGGGCAAGGGGTGGATTGGCGCCGCGGGCGGCCTATGGTCCACGCCGGAAGACCTGATGAAGTGGGACCTCGCGCTGGTCGACGGCAAGGTGCTGAAGCCGGCGTCGTGGAAGTTCATGACGACGCCGAGAGCGCTGGCCGATGGGCGATCGAGCGCCTACGGATGCGGACAATCCCTCCGCGACCGCGGGCCGGTATTGGTGGTGTCGCACAGTGGCGGCGTCAGTGGCTTCGGCGCGCGCAACGCGTTCATTCCCGCCACGCGGTCGGCGGTGGTCGTGATGGCGAACGCGGACTGGGCCGCCGGCGTGCTCGACACCATCCAGGAGGCGGTGCTGGCGAAGTTGATGCCGGTGGCCGACGCGCCCAAGGTCAACGGGCCGCCGGCCAGGGACATGGCGCTCGAGATGTTGCGCCAGATTCGATTGGGCTCGGTCGATCGCGCGTTGCTGAGTGACGAATACAGCGCCTTCCTCACCGCGGAGCGGCTGGCGATGATGTCGAAATCGCTGATCGACGCCGGCGAGGTCAACCAGGCCGAGGCCGGGCCGATTAGCGAACGCGGTGGCCTCGAGGTGTCCACGGTCCGCCTGCTCGCGGGGACGACGCCCATTCGCACGTTGATGTATCGCGCGCCCGACGGCAAGATTGAAGAGTTCCTGTTCAACCGGCGATGA
- a CDS encoding amidohydrolase family protein, whose amino-acid sequence MSASHAQTPAPALDVIVRHGTIIDGSGNPRFDADLGIRNGFIVAIGDLAAAQAATEIEARGLFVTPGFINIHSHASPDALPTAVNMLTQGVTTEVFNADGNGPLDVAQQMSTLTAAGLAVNVGGYIGFNAAWQKVNGNADRRPTPDDILQMRALITAGLDQGAWGVSAGLDYKPGYFARTEEVIKIVDVARTARTNFTNHDRITPESNFSSKVGIAETVAIGQKSGLIPVVTHMKAQGLEQGTAGAILASMDQATRRGSYTAADAYPYLAGQSGLGSLIIPGWAQEGGRDAMIQRFADPALRARIITESEQAMAARFGGPQGVYLPRTQQELTAVMKEMGAGAGETILRILETGDPGAILRFGSEADLVKILKHPATSMACDCGASTATRVHPRFYGSFPRVLGRYVREQQIMSWEEAIRKSSALPAATIGMVDRGILAVGMAADLVAFDPATVIDRATYEEPALPSEGIRHVLVNGAVALRDGGATGVRGGRALLRTGNMPSRPMDQGARRLAVKGVSSGSRVVMAVSQRAGARQAIGMVTIEAPDKTRVMTAARLGVLQAADGWSSLTGVATVLNGDERAFTVVVDRHDPSAPGVATIVVTIDGEKPWRGTLALNEVSTK is encoded by the coding sequence GTGTCAGCGAGCCATGCGCAAACCCCGGCGCCGGCCCTCGACGTCATCGTCCGGCACGGCACCATCATCGACGGCTCCGGCAACCCGCGCTTCGACGCCGACCTCGGCATCCGCAACGGCTTCATCGTGGCGATTGGTGATTTGGCCGCGGCGCAGGCGGCCACCGAGATCGAGGCGCGCGGCCTGTTCGTGACGCCTGGATTCATCAATATCCACAGTCACGCCTCGCCGGACGCGCTGCCCACCGCCGTGAACATGCTCACCCAGGGCGTGACCACCGAGGTCTTCAACGCCGACGGCAACGGTCCGCTCGACGTCGCACAGCAGATGAGCACGCTGACCGCCGCCGGGCTGGCCGTGAACGTCGGCGGCTACATCGGCTTCAATGCGGCGTGGCAGAAGGTGAACGGCAACGCCGATCGGCGGCCGACGCCCGACGACATCCTGCAGATGCGGGCGCTGATCACGGCGGGCCTCGACCAGGGCGCGTGGGGCGTGTCGGCGGGGCTCGACTACAAGCCGGGTTACTTCGCGCGAACCGAGGAAGTGATCAAGATCGTGGATGTCGCGCGGACCGCGCGCACCAACTTCACCAACCACGATCGCATCACGCCGGAATCGAACTTCAGTTCCAAGGTGGGGATTGCCGAGACCGTGGCCATTGGGCAGAAGTCAGGGCTGATCCCGGTGGTCACGCACATGAAGGCGCAGGGGCTCGAGCAGGGGACGGCCGGCGCCATCCTCGCCTCGATGGATCAGGCCACCCGGCGCGGCTCCTACACCGCCGCCGACGCGTATCCGTATCTGGCTGGGCAGTCCGGCCTTGGCTCGCTGATCATCCCCGGCTGGGCGCAAGAGGGCGGCCGCGATGCCATGATCCAGCGGTTCGCGGATCCGGCGCTGCGGGCGCGGATCATCACCGAGTCGGAGCAGGCCATGGCCGCGCGCTTCGGCGGGCCGCAGGGCGTGTATCTCCCGCGGACGCAGCAGGAGCTGACCGCCGTGATGAAGGAGATGGGCGCCGGCGCCGGCGAGACCATCCTGCGCATTCTCGAGACCGGCGACCCAGGGGCCATCCTCCGGTTTGGCAGTGAAGCGGATCTGGTGAAAATCCTCAAGCACCCGGCGACCTCGATGGCGTGCGACTGCGGCGCCTCGACCGCCACCCGGGTGCATCCGCGTTTCTACGGGTCGTTCCCGCGGGTGCTTGGCCGCTACGTGCGCGAGCAGCAGATCATGTCGTGGGAAGAAGCGATTCGGAAGTCATCCGCCTTGCCGGCCGCGACCATCGGCATGGTCGATCGCGGGATCCTTGCCGTGGGCATGGCCGCCGATCTCGTCGCCTTCGATCCCGCCACCGTCATCGATCGCGCAACCTACGAGGAACCGGCGCTGCCGTCGGAGGGGATTCGGCATGTCCTGGTGAACGGCGCCGTGGCGCTGCGTGACGGCGGGGCCACCGGCGTGCGCGGAGGGCGCGCGTTGTTGCGGACCGGTAACATGCCGAGCCGGCCGATGGACCAGGGAGCAAGGCGGCTCGCGGTGAAGGGCGTGTCGTCCGGATCGCGCGTCGTGATGGCGGTGTCGCAACGCGCGGGAGCGCGCCAGGCGATCGGCATGGTCACCATCGAGGCACCGGACAAGACGCGAGTGATGACCGCGGCCCGGCTCGGCGTGCTGCAGGCCGCCGACGGCTGGTCGAGCCTGACCGGCGTGGCCACGGTGCTGAACGGGGACGAGCGGGCGTTCACCGTGGTCGTCGATCGCCACGACCCGTCGGCGCCCGGTGTTGCCACCATCGTGGTGACGATCGACGGCGAGAAACCCTGGCGCGGAACCCTGGCGCTCAACGAGGTATCAACCAAATGA